In one window of Zingiber officinale cultivar Zhangliang chromosome 11A, Zo_v1.1, whole genome shotgun sequence DNA:
- the LOC122032924 gene encoding ABC transporter G family member 28-like, with amino-acid sequence MADARPRLRLSIVFIIFAALLLARLPLGRCQGDDDYDDDDRSQGASNVFASAVYSRMMNLTSIFADDIGRHFDFCVKDTDKEWNEAFNFSSDLTFLTKCVKETKGDLPHRLCTSAEVKFYFSSFIENNGAKNFLSLNKNCNLSSWLSGCEPGWACSVGENAKVDLKEDRNIPIRNVNCGPCCQGFFCPRGITCMMPCPLGAYCPLATLNKTTGICDPYNYQIPPGQPNHTCGSADMWADVESSGEMFCPAGSYCPSTIQKVSCSSGYYCRKGSVSPTRCYKKSSCPPNSTNQDITIFGALLMVALSLLLLIIHNFSGQMLTSRERRQAKSREAAARHARETVQARERWKSAKDVAKKHAAGLQTQLSRTFSRKKSSNQSETPKGFGAIFGDAGGEPKKKEENNLTKMVQSIENDQDSYDGFNIEIRDKNVKKNAPRGKQMHTRSQIFKYAYGQIEKEKAIEEHNQNLTLSGVISLATNVEVRTRPPIEVAFKDLSLTLKGSKRKLLRSVTGKIMAGRVAAVMGPSGAGKTTFLNAVAGKATGCDMTGHVLINGKAEHLRSYKKIIGFVPQDDIVHGNLTVEENLRFSARCRLSADMSKPDKVLVVERVIDSLGLQAVRDSLVGTVEKRGISGGQRKRVNVGLEMVMEPSLLILDEPTSGLDSSSSSLLLRALRREALEGVNICMVVHQPSYTLFKMFDDLILLAKGGMIVYQGSVKTVEEYFAGLGINVPERVNPPDYFIDILEGLVKPSASVNYKELPLRWMLHNGYEVPRDMLEEAPDVDSSLRGNQDNPSSNSSESQSLAGEVWGNVKDIVGQKQDEYAYQFSKSQDLSNRKTPGILKQYRYFLGRVVKQRLREARVQGVDFLILCLAGVCLGTLAKMSDETFGALGYTYTIIAVSLLCQIGALRSFSLEKLQYWRERASGMSSLAYFLARDSIDHFNTIIKPILYLSMFYFFNNPRSSIGDNYIILVSLVYCVTGIGYAFAIFFQPGSAQLWSALLPVVLTLIATQQKTSKFIADLCYTKWALEAFVIANAERYSGVWLITRCGSLVNNDYDIAEWNLCIIILILYGLVFRCIAFFCMVAFQRN; translated from the exons GAGATCTTCCTCACCGCTTATGCACATCAGCAGAAGTGAAGTTCTATTTCAGTAGCTTCATTGAGAATAATGGGGCAAAGAATTTTCTAAGTCTTAACAAGAATTGCAATCTGTCATCATGGTTATCTGGATGTGAGCCAGGATGGGCTTGCAGTGTTGGCGAAAATGCAAAAGTTGATCTTAAGGAAGATAGAAATATTCCTATTAGAAATGTTAATTGCGGCCCTTGTTGCCAAGGTTTCTTCTGTCCTCGGGGTATCACTTGCATGATGC CCTGTCCACTAGGAGCATACTGCCCACTTGCAACATTGAACAAAACTACTGGTATCTGTGATCC CTACAATTACCAGATTCCTCCTGGACAGCCTAATCATACATGTGGAAGTGCTGATATGTGGGCGGATGTTGAATCTAGTGGTGAAATGTTTTGTCCTGCAGGATCCTATTGCCCAAGTACTATACAGAAAGTTTCTTGTAGCAGTGG ATATTATTGCAGGAAGGGATCTGTTTCTCCCACAA GATGCTATAAGAAAAGCTCTTGCCCGCCAAATTCTACAAATCAAGACATTACTATATTTGGTGCCTTGCTAATg GTTGCATTGAGCCTTCTGTTGTTGATTATACATAATTTTTCTGGCCAAATGCTCACCAGTAGGGAGAGAAGACAAGCAAAGTCTAGAGAAGCTGCTGCGAGACATGCTAGAGAAACTGTCCAAGCTCGTGAAAGGTGGAAGTCAGCTAAAGATGTTGCTAAGAAACATGCAGCTGGTTTACAGACACAGTTATCTCGGACCTTCTCTCGGAAAAAGTCTTCAAATCAATCAGAGACTCCAAAGGGTTTTGGAGCCATATTTGGTGATGCAGGAGGTGAACCAAAGAAAAAAGAAGAGAATAACCTTACCAAGATGGTGCAATCTATAGAGAATGATCAAGATAGTTATGACGGCTTCAATATTGAAATAAGAgataaaaatgtaaagaaaaatgcACCTAGGGGTAAACAAATGCATACGCGCAGCCAAATATTTAAGTACGCATATGGACAGATAGAGAAGGAAAAAGCTATAGAAGAACATAACCAAAATTTGACCTTATCTGGAGTGATCTCCCTGGCCACTAATGTTGAGGTTAGAACTAGACCGCCAATTGAGGTAGCTTTTAAGGATCTTTCTCTGACTTTGAAAGGGAGTAAAAGGAAACTGCTGAGGTCAGTAACGGGAAAGATTATGGCTGGTCGTGTGGCTGCAGTCATGGGCCCATCTGGAGCTGGGAAGACAACATTTCTGAATGCAGTGGCTGGGAAAGCAACTGGGTGTGACATGACTGGTCATGTTCTAATAAATGGAAAAGCTGAACACCTGCGCTCATATAAGAAGATCATTGGTTTCGTTCCACAAGACGATATTGTTCATGGGAATTTAACCGTTGAGGAGAATCTTCGGTTCAGTGCTAGATGCAG GCTTTCAGCAGACATGTCCAAACCTGATAAGGTTCTAGTTGTGGAAAGAGTCATCGACTCTTTGGGTTTGCAGGCAGTAAGAGACTCACTGGTTGGGACAGTAGAGAAGCGTGGCATCTCTGGTGGACAGAGAAAAAGAGTGAATGTTGGTCTGGAAATGGTCATGGAACCCTCTCTTCTGATACTGGATGAACCAACCTCTGGTTTAGATAGTTCTTCATCTAGCTTGTTGTTACGAGCTCTCCGGCGCGAAGCACTTGAAGGTGTAAACATTTGCATGGTTGTTCACCAACCCAG CTATACATTGTTCAAGATGTTTGATGATTTAATACTTTTAGCAAAAGGAGGCATGATAGTATACCAAGGATCAGTGAAGACAGTTGAAGAGTACTTCGCTGGCCTTGGGATCAATGTTCCTGAGCGTGTCAATCCTCCAGATTACTTCATTGATATTCTAGAGGGTCTAGTAAAACCAAGTGCAAGTGTGAATTATAAAGAGTTACCACTACGATGGATGCTGCATAATGGTTATGAGGTGCCTCGAGATATGCTAGAAGAAGCTCCTGATGTTGATTCATCTCTAAGGGGAAATCAGGATAATCCTTCCAGCAACAGTTCTGAGTCACAGTCACTTGCTGGAGAAGTATGGGGTAATGTCAAGGATATTGTGGGGCAAAAGCAAGATGAGTATGCTTACCAGTTCTCCAAATCCCAAGATTTGTCCAACCGCAAAACTCCTGGAATTTTGAAGCAATATAGATATTTCCTAGGAAG AGTTGTGAAGCAACGTCTACGAGAAGCTAGAGTCCAAGGGGTTGATTTTCTTATTCTATGTCTTGCTGGCGTGTGCTTAGGAACACTTGCTAAAATGAGCGATGAGACATTTGGTGCACTGGGTTACACATACACCATTATTGCTGTTT CTCTTTTGTGCCAGATCGGAGCATTGAGATCTTTTTCACTTGAAAAATTGCAGTATTGGAGAGAAAGAGCATCTGGCATGAGTTCCTTGGCATATTTTCTAGCAAGAGATTCAATTGATCATTTCAATACAATAATTAAGCCTATACTTTATCTTTCTATGTTCTATTTCTTCAACAACCCCAGGTCATCCATCGGAGATAACTACATAATTCTGGTCTCACTTGTTTATTGTGTGACTGGAATAGGATATGCTTTTGCAATCTTCTTTCAACCAGGCTCTGCACAACTG TGGTCAGCATTACTACCTGTTGTTTTAACTCTCATAGCAACTCAGCAAAAGACTTCAAAGTTCATTGCAGACTTATGCTACACAAAGTGGGCTTTGGAAGCATTTGTAATTGCAAATGCTGAAAG GTATTCTGGAGTATGGTTGATAACAAGATGTGGTTCACTTGTAAATAATGATTATGACATTGCAGAGTGGAACCTGTGTATAATTATTCTCATTCTCTATGGCTTAGTTTTCCGTTGCATAGCCTTCTTTTGTATGGTGGCTTTCCAAAGGAATTGA
- the LOC122032925 gene encoding protein KINESIN LIGHT CHAIN-RELATED 2-like: protein MRRGASLLLAALAAKAKPSSSRNLIEVLCGSPSLPHLPRPNALPSCHRFRAIQTGSDSAASTTVPSPRRRRNQDVSDLEEAFESATTTDDILSAFRALEAALEPRDSRLGLACLKVGQHLDSIGSKDHEEILRFGLRALESLDVDGDRSISVAMALHLAGSASYDLKRFNDSLGFLNRANRILSLLESEDSGCEFDVKPVSHAVQLQLANTKTAMGRREEALVNLRRCLDIKVSILEPNSRELGIAHRDLAEAYAAILNFKEALPLCLKALEIHTAHLGQNSVEVAHDRRLLGVIYTGLEEHQKALEENQLSQKIMKSWGMGGSDLLHAEIDAANIHIALGKYDEAINVLRGVVQQTDKESEIRALVFISMAKALCNQEKFSDAKRCLEVSRGILEKKEFVSPEKVAEAYMEIATLYESLNDLETSISLLKRTLAMVEKIPQEQHIEGNVSAKIGWLLLLAGRVVQAIPYLESAADRMKESFGPKHFGVGYVYNNLGAAYTEIDRPQSAAQMFAMAKDIMDVSLGPHHSDSIQTSQSLANAYSAMGSYTLALEFQQRVVDAWASHGSSAKDELKEAIRLLEELKKKAFGPISEALVQEVLSSPKAEALIQEVLSSSNKTDSASDKDAQH, encoded by the exons ATGAGAAGAGGCGCTTCTCTACTTCTCGCCGCGCTGGCGGCCAAGGCGAAGCCTTCATCATCTCGCAATCTCATCGAAGTTCTCTGCGGAAGCCCCTCCCTACCTCATCTCCCCCGACCGAACGCTCTTCCCAGCTGCCATCGTTTCCGCGCCATCCAGACCGGCAGCGACTCCGCCGCCTCCACTACCGTCCCCTCCCCTCGCCGGCGGAGGAACCAGGATGTTTCTGATCTCGAGGAAGCCTTCGAGTCCGCTACGACGACCGATGACATCCTTTCCGCCTTCCGAGCCCTGGAGGCCGCCCTTGAACCCCGCGACAGCCGACTCGGTCTCGCTTGCCTGAAGGTCGGCCAGCATCTCGACTCCATCGGCTCCAAGGACCACGAAGAAATCCTCCGCTTTGGCCTGCGCGCCCTCGAGAGCCTTGATGTCGACGGAGACCGCTCCATCTCCGTGGCCATGGCCCTCCACCTGGCCGGATCCGCCAGCTACGACCTCAAGCGTTTTAACGACAGTTTAGGGTTCTTAAATCGGGCGAACAGAATTCTAAGCTTGTTGGAGAGTGAGGATTCTGGATGCGAGTTTGATGTCAAGCCAGTGAGCCATGCCGTCCAGCTCCAGCTTGCCAACACCAAGACAGCGATGGGCAGGCGTGAGGAGGCGCTGGTCAATCTTAGGAGATGTCTGGATATTAAAGTTTCTATCTTGGAACCTAATAGTCGAGAGTTGGGTATTGCTCACCGTGATCTAGCAGAGGCATATGCAGCTATTTTGAACTTTAAGGAGGCATTGCCGCTCTGTTTGAAGGCATTGGAGATTCATACTGCCCACCTGGGGCAGAATTCAGTAGAGGTGGCTCATGATCGGAGACTTCTTGGGGTTATCTACACTGGATTGGAGGAGCATCAGAAGGCTCTGGAAGAGAATCAGTTGTCTCAGAAAATTATGAAGAGTTGGGGTATGGGTGGCTCAGATTTGCTTCATGCCGAGATTGATGCAGCCAACATCCACATTGCTTTGGGGAAATATGATGAGGCCATCAACGTTCTCAGAGGGGTGGTTCAACAGACTGACAAGGAGAGTGAGATTAGGGCTTTGGTGTTTATCTCCATGGCAAAAGCCTTATGCAACCAAGAGAAGTTTTCTGATGCAAAGCGCTGCTTGGAGGTCTCACGCGGTATTCTTGAGAAAAAGGAATTCGTCTCACCCGAAAAGGTCGCTGAAGCCTACATGGAGATAGCAACTCTGTATGAATCACTAAACGATCTTGAGACTTCTATATCATTGCTGAAAAGAACTCTTGCCATGGTAGAGAAGATTCCACAGGAGCAGCATATAGAAGGAAATGTCTCAGCAAAGATTGGGTGGTTGCTTCTCTTGGCAGGAAGAGTTGTCCAGGCTATTCCATATTTGGAAAGTGCAGCCGATAGAATGAAGGAGAGCTTTGGGCCAAAGCACTTTGGAGTTGGATACGTATACAATAACTTGGGAGCAGCCTATACTGAGATAGACCGGCCACAATCAGCTGCACAAATGTTTGCCATGGCAAAGGATATCATGGACGTATCGCTGGGTCCACATCATTCTGATTCTATTCAAACAAGCCAGAGCCTTGCTAATGCATATTCTGCAATGGGAAG CTATACCCTTGCTCTGGAATTCCAACAAAGAGTTGTTGATGCATGGGCAAGTCATGGTTCAAGTGCCAAAGATGAACTTAAAGAGGCAATCAGACTTCTTGAAGAGCTGAAGAAAAAGGCTTTTGGACCAATTTCTGAAGCACTTGTCCAGGAGGTATTGTCATCACCTAAAGCTGAAGCTCTTATCCAGGAGGTTTTATCATCGTCTAATAAAACTGATTCTGCTTCTGACAAAGATGCGCAACATTAA